The Desulfonatronum sp. SC1 nucleotide sequence GTGTCAAATAGTCTATGCCCAGTTCTGCGGCGGCCTCAGTTACTTCCCTCACGGCCTTTACGCCGTTTTTATGGCCGAATACGCGTGCCGTGCCTCGTTGTCTGGCCCATCTGCCATTACCATCCATAATGACTGCAACGTGTCGCGGCAATTTTTCTGTAATCAACTGTTCTTTAACTGACATACTTTGGGATATTCCGATGTTCATTAAAATCCGTCATGACATTTGTCGCGTCGTGAAAAGATGCTGAACGTCATATACAGACCAACCACAGAATACCAGTCGTTATTGTGTGATAACGTGTTCTGGTTGAATCTGTATGGGTCGGACGGATCGATTGGGTTATTGAAGCCAATCAGGTCCAAATCATCGGTGAAAGTTTTTCTGAAAGTCCACTCTGCACCCAGTTTCATCCAAC carries:
- a CDS encoding undecaprenyl diphosphate synthase family protein; protein product: MNIGISQSMSVKEQLITEKLPRHVAVIMDGNGRWARQRGTARVFGHKNGVKAVREVTEAAAELGIDYLT